Below is a genomic region from Gemmatimonadota bacterium.
CCCCCACCTTTTTTTTAATTAAACGGCCCCCCCCGTTTACAACCCCGCTTATTCGGTGCGCCCGGTCCTTTTTTTAATATAGCCCGGGACGGGGCGGGGAGAGCTGGGCGGGGAGGTGATCGTCCAGACCTATTCGCAGGGCCATCACAGCGTCGCCAGCGCGCAGGCGCACGACTACGCGTCCTTTTACGCCCGGGAAATCAACGACCGCAAGGAACTGGGTTATCCGCCGTTCGGTCGCATGGTCGGGATCCTGTTCCAGGGGGAACGGGACGAATACGTGATGCGGGAGGCGCGCCGGTTCGCCGAGCTCATGCGGAAACAACCGGGAGGGATCAATATCCTGGGGCCCGCGCCCCCGGTGATTGCCCGGGTGCGCAACCAGTACCGCTGGCAGATCATCGCGCGGAGCAGCCATTCCGCGCGCCTGCGCGACGCCGTGCGGCAAGCCCGGATGCACTGGGAGCGCGCCGCCGACAGCCGGCGCGTTCATTTGAAAGTCGACGTGGATCCCGTGGGGCTGGTGTGATCGGAACTGGTCCGGCGGGAAGCCCCGGCGTAACGGGAAGCTCCGGCATAATGGGAAGCCCCTGCCGGCGGAGGGTGAAGGGCAGATGGCAACCAGTGTACGCGAAATAACCTGCAAGACGATCCTGACCCGAACGGGCGGCTTCCTGGAAGGCTATACCCACACCCTGCAGCCCTACGTCGGCTGCGTGTACCGGTGCCCCTACTGCTACGTGCAGGCCCTGCCCGTCCACCTCTACCACGGAGGGGCCTGGGGCGACTACGTGGACGTCAAGATCAACGCGCCCGAACGGCTCGAGGTCGAAATGGCCCGTCTGAAGAAGCGGGGCAAACCGGTGCGGATCTTCCTGAGTTCCGCCACGGACCCCTACCAGGGCGCCGAGTCCAAATACCGGATCACGCGCCAGTGCCTGGAGGTGTTCGCCGGCCTGCATCCGGACCGGCTCGTCGTGCAGACCCGAAGCCCCATGGTCCGCCGGGACTTCGACGTGTTGAAGCGTATCGAAGGGGTCGAATTGAACCTGACGCTCGAAACCCACGACGAGACCGTCCGCCGAAACCTCACGCCCCATGCCCCCACCGTGGCCTCGCGGCTCAAGACCCTCGACGCCGCCATGGAAACCGGGCTACCGGTCCGGGTCACGATCAGTCCCATGCTGCCCAACGACCCGGATACCTTCGTGGAAACGCTCCGGGACCGCTGCCACTCCGTGGTCGTGGATACGTATTTCGACGGGGACGGATCGGGCGGCATGCGGACCGAACGCCTCCAGGTGCAGGAGATGTACGAGCGGTTCGGTTACGGGGAATGGTACCGCCTCGGCGCCCATCACGCCTTGGTGGACGCGCTGGCGGCTTCCCTCGGCGCCGAACGCGTCGTGTACAGCAAGGAAGGGTTCAACCGGGCGGTCCGGGCCGCATCGACGGCCTGATCCGCATGGACCGCTCGATCCGGCCGGAACGTGACGGCAGGGTGGTCCGCATCGTCCGGGCCGCCGGCCGATCCACATTGTGATGGACAGACGAGGGTGTTCTGGTTATCATCTAACCTGCGATTTCGACTTCGTCACGTTCCCGCAGGAAGCTAAAGCAGGCCACCCCGACCCATGCCCAAGGTAACCGTAGCCGAGTTGCAGGACTTCATAGATGGCGTGCCCTACGTCCATGATCTCGGATTGCGGATCGTCGAGGTGGAGGACGGGATCTGCCGCGGCCGTCTGCCCTACCAACCCAGGTTCGCCCAGTCCTACAACCTCGTGCACGGCGGGGTGACGGCCTCCCTGGCCGATACCATGGCGTACATGGCCCACGCCACGCTGAACGGGATCACGCGGGACACGGTGACCACCAACCTGACGGTCACCTACCTCCATGCCGCCAGCGAGGAAGCCCTCAACGCCGAGGCCCGCGTCATCAAGAACGGCCGCAAGGTCCTTTACGGCGAAGTGGTGATCACCAACGACGCCGGGACCCGGGTCGCCCATGCCACGGTCACCTATCTCAGGCTGGATTACGAGCCGCGGAAGTAGGCGCCGCGACTGCATTACGAGCCGGGCGGACAGGCGCCGTTGCTACATTACGAACCGGTCGGACAGGCATCAACGCCTTACGCGAACCGGGCCAGTCCGTGCAGGGCGATGTCGTGCGAAGTTTCCCCCGTGGTGGCCAGGTCGGCCATGATCTCACCGATAACGCTGCAGAACTTGAACCCGTGGCCGGAGCAGGGCGAGGCGACGAATACGTTCTCATACTCCGGATGGGCGTCCAGGATGAAGTGGCCGTCGGCGGTGTTGGTGAAGGCGCAGACCTGCAGGCTCGTGGTGGGGCCCGACCCGTCGGGGAAGTAGCGTTCGGTGAATGACCGGAGCACGGCTTCGTCGCGGGGGTGGGTGGACCGGCCGATGCGGTCCATGTCGACATGCTCGTCCAGGTGATGATAGCGGCCGACCTTGAACCCCGGTACCCCGTGTACGGGTAGTCCGTAGTACCGGCCCTCGGCAACCTGGAGATTGAACACCGGGAACCGGTCCGGCTGAAAAAGTTCGAGTCGCTTCGGCTGAAACCAGCCCAGGACCTGGCGTTCCGGCTGTACCAGCCCATCCAGAGGTTTCACCACCTTGCCGATCCACGCGCCCGCGGTGATCACCAGCCGTTCCGCCGTGTAGGTCGATTTACCGGTCTTTACCGTGATGCCACGCCCGTCGGACGTCCAGTCCAGCACTGGTTCGCATCCGTGGATCTCGGCGCCCGTTTCCTGGGCCGCTACCACGTGGGCGACAATGCAGCGCTCGGGAAGGAGATAGCCGCCGTCCGTTTGAAACACGGCCATGATGTCCTCCGGCAACCGGTAGCCCGGAAACCGCCGGTTCACTTCCGCGCCCGTGAGAATCTCGTGGGGCAGGCCGTGCTCCTCGCAGGACGCCTTCGAGCCCTGGAAGACCCAGTCGTCCGCGGGGCCCGCGTCCAGCGCCCCCGTGATATGCAGCAGCCGCTCACTCGCCCTGTCCTCGATCTCACGCCACAACGCGTAGGCGCGCCGGAGCAGCGGTACGTAGGAAGGGTGTTCGGAGTAAGCCAGGCGGATGATGCGCGTCTGACCGTGGGAAGATCCGAGGTCGTGGGGGATGTTGAACTGTTCGAGTCCCAGTACCCGACAACCGCGGCGGGCAAGGTGCCAGGCCGTGGCGCTGCCCATGCCGCCCACGCCGATCACGATGACGTCGTATGAGGAGGATGGATGGGTCACGGATCAGACGCTCCAGGGCACACGCGCGGAGTCACGAAGGTGGGCTGAATATAGAGGCCGGTGCGTACCGAATCAAGTGGATCAAGGTCCACGAAACGACGGTTTCACCTGCCGCCGGGATAAAGAGCCTTGCCGATTCCCGTGGTCGTAAAGTATACTGAAACCGCAGGAACGCGAAGGGAATGCGAAGGGAATGCGAGAACAGGCAGGTTCCGGATTCGGGGCGACTTATGTCTCTGCGATCACTATCTCCCCTGGACGGCCGATATGGCGACCGGCTGCAGGGCCTTTCCTCCTACTTCTCCGAATGGGCGCTGATCAAGTACCGGCTGCACGTGGAGATCGAATGGCTGATCACCATGGCGGAGCGGCCCGAGATCGGGCACTTGCGCGCCTTTTCCGAAGAAGAGACCGGTTTCCTGCGGTCGCTGGTCCTGGATTTCACCGACGCGCAGGCCGAGCGGATCAAGGAAATCGAGCAGGAGACCCGCCATGACGTCAAGGCGGTGGAGTACTACGTACGGGAAGCCATTGCCGGGACCTCCGTGGAGGACGTCACCGAATCGGTCCATTTCTGTTGTACTTCCGAAGACATCAACAACCTCGCCTACGCCCTTATGCTCAGGGACGGGATCCAGCAGGAGTGGCTGCCCGGGAGCCAGGACCTGATCTCCGTCGCGGCCGCCCTCGTTGGCGAAACGGCGGACATACCGATGCTAAGCCACACCCACGGGCAGTCCGCCACGCCCACCACCGTCGGCAAGGAACTCGCCGTGTTCGTCGCCCGCTGGCGGCGCCAGCTCGACCAGGTCGCCCATAGTGAATACCTCGGCAAGTTCAACGGGGCGGTGGGAAACTACAACGCCCACCTCGTCGTGTATCCCGATGTGCCGTGGGAGGCCGTCGCGCGGCACTTCGTCGAGGACCGCCTCGGACTGACCTTCAATCCGATCACCATACAGATCGAGCCACACGACTACCTGGCGGAGCTTTTTCACCGGCTGATGCGCTTCAATACCGTGTTGCTCGACTTCGACCGGGACATGTGGTCGTACATTTCCCTGGGCTACTTTCGCCAGAAGGTGGTGGGGACCGAGACGGGTTCCTCGGTCATGCCCCACAAGGTGAACCCCATCGATTTCGAAAATTCAGAGGCCAACGTGGGCGTCAGCAACGCGCTGCTCGAACACCTGGCCGGGAAGCTGCAGATCTCGCGGCAGCAGCGCGACCTGAGCGACTCCTCCGCCCTGCGGAACGTCGGCGTGGCCATCGGCCACTCGCTGCTGGCGATCCATTCGGCCATCCAGGGCATGGGCCGCGTGGACGTGGATCGGGACGTGGTGAGCGCCGACCTCGACGGGGCCTGGGAGGTGCTGGCGGAAGCGGTGCAGATGGTCATGCGCAAGGCCGGCCACGAGAACCCCTACGAGCGGATGAAGGCGCTGACCCGGGGACAGGTCATTACGCAGGAGATCATGGAGGACCTGATCCGCGACCTGGACCTGCCGGACGACGACAAGCTTCGCCTGCTCGCCCTGACGCCCCCGGACTACGTCGGTCTCGCGCCGGTACTGGCCCGGCACATCGCCCGGGAGGGCGAGGACATCGTACCGGAAGGCGCGGCAGGCAAACAGGATGCTCCGGGCGCCGACGGAGAAGACGCCTGATCCCGATGCGCGTCTGTGAAACGTGCGCCCGCGAAATGCGCGTCTTCGAAACGCGCGCCTGCGAAAGCGATTCCTCAAGGTAATCCAGAACCCATCTCGGCTCCACCAATCCATGCCGTCTCTCCCCACGAATTTCGGTACCCTGGACTGGCTGATCGTCGCCGTGTACATGGCGGCCACCGTCGGCGTAGGCCTGTACATGAACCGGTACATCCGGGACATGGGGGACTACATCGTGGCGGGCCGGTCGCTCAAGTCGCGCCTGGCCGTGGCGACCATGATCGGGAGCGAGCTCGGGCTGGTGACGGTCATGTACTCGGCCCAGAAGGGGTTCACGGGCGGGTTCGCCGCCTTCCACATCGCGGTGATCGCCGGCGTCGTGACCTTCATCGTGGGCATGACGGGCTTCATCGTGGTGCCCCTGCGCCGCCTCGGCGTGATGACCATCCCGGAGTTCTATGAAAAGCGGTTCAGCCGGGGCGTGCGGGTCTTCGGCGGCCTGCTCCTCGCCTTCGCCGGCATCCTGAACATGGGCCTGTTCCTCAAGGCGGGCGCCCTGTTCGTGACGGGGCTGACCGGGCTGACCGATCCGGGCTCCGTCGCCGTGGTCATGACCGTCATGCTCGCGCTGGTGATCGCCTACACCATCATGGGCGGCATGGTCTCGGTGGTGATCACCGACTACATCCAGTTCGTGGTTCTCTCCTTCGGCATGATCCTCACCTGCGGCATGGCGGTATACGCCCTCGGCTGGCCGACCATCGTCGAAACCGTGGCTTCCGTCCACGGCGAGTCCGGCTTCAACCCCCTGCTCGAAGGCAGAGGCTTCGGCCCCTCCTACATCATGTGGATGATCTTCACGGCGGGCCTAGTATCCTGCGCCGTGTGGCAGACCTCGGTCATGCGCGCCTGCGCCGCCGAAAGCGTGGAAGTGGTGCGCCGGCTGTACCGGTGGTCTTCCATCGGCTTTCTCATCCGGTTCATGATCCCCCAGTTCCTCGGCATCTGCGCCCTCACGTTTTTCTTCAACAACCCCGAGTTCCGCGGGTTCTTCTTCGATGAAACCGGGTCGCCCACGGCCGACCCCACGATGACGCTGCAGGCCATGCCCCTCTTCCTGTCGCAGATACTGCCCACCGGCATCATCGGCCTCGTCGGCGCGGGGCTTCTGGCCGCCTTCATGTCGACCCACGACAGCTACCTGCTCTGCTGGGCGTCGGTGCTGACCCACGATGTCGTGGCACCCGCCACGAACGAGCGCCTGACCACCCGGTGGCGCCTGGCGCTGTCGCGCGTCTTCATCCTGGTGATCGGCTTGTTCCTTCTTGTATGGGGGCTCTGGTACGACCTGGGGCAGGACCTGTGGGACTACATGGCCGTGAGCGGCGCCATCTACTTCACCGGCGCCTTCACGCTGTTGCTGGCTGGACTGTACTGGAAACGGGCGAGCACTGTGGGAGCCTACCTGGCGCTTATCGCGGGCATCGGCGCCGTGGCGGGCCTCGGACCCGTGAACCAGGCGCTGGGGCTGGGCATGTACAAGAGTGACGAGATCGGGCTGGCCATCACCGCGCTGGCCCTGGTCCTCATGTTCGCCGGGTCGCTGGTGTTTCCGGATCGCCCCGACCGTCCGGACGGCTTGGACCGATTAGCCCGTCTTGAGCACCCGGCCCGCACGGACAATCCGGCTCGCCCGGCCCGGAAGGAGGAGACGTGATGGAATTCTGGAGCACGCTCTGGGCGGTGGTGTTTGTGCTTTGCCTACTGCTGTTCGCGGTAGTGGCCGTGTATGTCAGCGTAGGCGCCTTGGGAGATATCAGGGCGCTGTTTCGGAGGATGGGGAGGCGGGATGAAGAGGCGTAGACCATCCGGCCAGGCTGAGTGATACCTCAAAGGGGGTGTGCTAACCGCAGCCGCAGACCAGCGCCTTGCCCTCGGTGGCCTGCAGGCCTTCGGTTTCGTAGCCGTCTCTGATCCACCAGTCCAGACCGCCCATGAGTTCCTTCACGTTGAAACCCAGTCGCGCCATGTTGAGCGCGCCCTTGGTCGACGCGTTGCACCCGATGCCGTCGCAATAGGTCACGTAAAGGGTGCTTTTGTCCAGGTGGCCCGTGGTCTCCGGATCCATGGTCCGGTGAGGTATATTGACGGCACCGGGGATATGGCGTTCCGCATAGGCTTCCTCGGACCGTGCGTCCACTAAGACGACGTCCTTGCCCAGGGTGATGGATTCCCACAGGTCATAGGAATCGGTCTCGTATTTCAGCTTGTTCTCATAGTGTGCGATCTGGTCTTTCATGGGTCCTCCAGTAGGCTTGGGCCGTGGGGCCGGTTTTCCGACTTTCCAAAAATAGAAGTATCAAAATAGTCCCGGCACTACCAGTCTGCAAGCATTTCCGCCTGCCATCCTGGTCGGGCGGACAGGTCGTTCCAGCATGTCATATTTCTTGACTAATCTTCGTGATCGTTCCTTTAGTAACCCATGCTTGCCGTGCAGGCATGTCCGTTCCTTCGGTGTGCCCTCACCATCGATTCCTTAGTCGTTCAAGTCCACTTAGACATGGAGGCGGTCTAAGATTACCGCGAATACCAAAACCCTCAAAACCACCATCCAGTGGATCGGGCTGATCGCGGGTCCGCTGCTCGCGATCCTGCTCTACAGCCTGCTGCCCCACGCGTATCCGAACAGCGCGGGCGAGACGGTCGAGTTCTCGAACGCGGGCCGGGCCACGACGGCCCTGGCGGTGTGGATGGCGGTCTGGTGGATGACGGAGGCCGTTGAGCTATACGCCACGGCGCTCCTGCCGCTGGTTGCCCTTCCGATGACTGGCGCAGCGCCGGTGCGCGCGGCGGCCGCGCCTTACGCCCACGAGCTGATCTTCCTCTTCATGGGCGGCTTTCTCATTGCCCTGGCCATGCAGCGCTGGGGACTTCATCGGCGCATGGCCCTCAGGGCGCTGCGTGCGGCCGGCGACCATCCGGCGGGCATCGTGGCGTGCTTCATGGGTGTGACAGCCTTCTTCAGCATGTGGGTGTCCAACACGGCCACCGCGGTCATGATGCTGCCCATCGCGCTCAGCATTATCAGCCTGGTGGAGCAGGTGGAGCCCGGGACAAAGACGCGGCCTCATTTCGCCCTGTGCCTGCTCCTGGGCATCGCATACGCGGCGTCCATCGGCGGCATCGGCACGATCATCGGCACGCCCCCCAACGTCTTCCTCGCCTCCTTCATCCAGTCCAACCTCGGCCAGGAGATCAGCTTCGTGCGGTGGATGGGCGTGGGGCTTCCCCTGGTGGCCGTCTTCCTGCCGCTGGCCTGGCTGATGCTGACCCGGGTCCTGTATCCGCTGCGGGGCGAACGCATCGAAGGGAGCAGGGCAGTGACGGAAAGGGCCTACCAGGAACTGGGCGCCATGTCGCGGGGGGAAAGGATCGTCCTGGCGGTGTTCCTGCTCGCGGCCCTGTCGTGGATTACGAGGCCGCTGCTGGTGAACGTCCGGATCGGGGATATGCACCCGATGGCGGGCCTGTCCGATCCGGTCATCGCCATGGTCGCGGCCCTGATCCTGTTCGTCGTGCCGGTGGACGTGAAACGGCGGGTGTTCGTGATGAACTGGGAAACGGCATTGAAGCTCCCCTGGGGAATCCTCCTGCTCTTCGGAGGCGGACTCAGCCTGGCGGCGGCCATCCGGGTCAACGGCGTGGGGGAGTACATCGGGCACCAGCTGGGGATCCTGTCCGGCATCCCAGTTTTGCTGCTCGTCATGGCCGTCATCGCGCTGGTGATCTTCCTCACGGAACTGACCAGCAACACGGCCACCACGGCCACGTTCATCCCCATCCTGGCCGCCCTGGCGCCGGTATTCGACCTGCATCCCTTCATGCTGATCGTTCCCGCCGCCATCGCCGCCAGTTGCGCCTTCATGCTGCCGGTCGCCACGCCGCCCAACGCCATCGTCTTCGGGTCCGGCCACGTCACCATCCAGCAGATGATCCGAGCCGGGTTCTGGCTGAACCTGGCCGGCGTCGTCCTAATTACCCTACTCGTATATACGGTGATGATACGGATGTTGGGTGTTTGACACATGTTCAACAACATGACCATCGCACTACGGCACTTGAGCCGGCACAGGGGTTATACGACGGTCAACGTCCTGGGCCTGGCGGTCGGACTGGCCTGCGCCATCCTGATCTTCCTCTATGTCGGCCACGAACTGAGCTACGACCGCTACCACGAGCAGGCCGACCGGATATACCGGGTCGTGTTTAACGACAGCGCCAAGACGCCCCGCAGCGTGGGACCGGCGTTGCAGGCCGACTTCCCCGAAGTCCAAAGCTTCTTGCGCATGCACCCCACGACCGGCACCTGGGTCATGAAGTACGAAGACCGCATCTACTACGAAAGAGGGGTTTACTGGGCGAACAAAACGCTGTTCGACTTCTTCGCGCTGCCCCTGGTCCAGGGAGATCCGGACCGCGCGCTCGAGGCGCCGTACACCGTGGTCATCAGCGAGGATACGGCCCGCAAGTATTTCGGCGACGAAGATCCGATGGGCAAGACGATCGTCGCCGACAACGGTTTCCTGCTGCTGACCGTCACCGGGGTCATGGAGAACATGCCGGCCAACACCCATTTCCAGGCCGATTTCTTCATTTCCCTGGCGTCGGGGTTCGAGGTGTACAAGGTCCGGTGGTCCCGGGAGAATTGGGACTCGTTTTTCTTCTACACCTACATCATGCTGGGCGACGGGCAG
It encodes:
- a CDS encoding radical SAM protein → MATSVREITCKTILTRTGGFLEGYTHTLQPYVGCVYRCPYCYVQALPVHLYHGGAWGDYVDVKINAPERLEVEMARLKKRGKPVRIFLSSATDPYQGAESKYRITRQCLEVFAGLHPDRLVVQTRSPMVRRDFDVLKRIEGVELNLTLETHDETVRRNLTPHAPTVASRLKTLDAAMETGLPVRVTISPMLPNDPDTFVETLRDRCHSVVVDTYFDGDGSGGMRTERLQVQEMYERFGYGEWYRLGAHHALVDALAASLGAERVVYSKEGFNRAVRAASTA
- a CDS encoding PaaI family thioesterase yields the protein MPKVTVAELQDFIDGVPYVHDLGLRIVEVEDGICRGRLPYQPRFAQSYNLVHGGVTASLADTMAYMAHATLNGITRDTVTTNLTVTYLHAASEEALNAEARVIKNGRKVLYGEVVITNDAGTRVAHATVTYLRLDYEPRK
- the solA gene encoding N-methyl-L-tryptophan oxidase encodes the protein MTHPSSSYDVIVIGVGGMGSATAWHLARRGCRVLGLEQFNIPHDLGSSHGQTRIIRLAYSEHPSYVPLLRRAYALWREIEDRASERLLHITGALDAGPADDWVFQGSKASCEEHGLPHEILTGAEVNRRFPGYRLPEDIMAVFQTDGGYLLPERCIVAHVVAAQETGAEIHGCEPVLDWTSDGRGITVKTGKSTYTAERLVITAGAWIGKVVKPLDGLVQPERQVLGWFQPKRLELFQPDRFPVFNLQVAEGRYYGLPVHGVPGFKVGRYHHLDEHVDMDRIGRSTHPRDEAVLRSFTERYFPDGSGPTTSLQVCAFTNTADGHFILDAHPEYENVFVASPCSGHGFKFCSVIGEIMADLATTGETSHDIALHGLARFA
- the purB gene encoding adenylosuccinate lyase, with amino-acid sequence MSLRSLSPLDGRYGDRLQGLSSYFSEWALIKYRLHVEIEWLITMAERPEIGHLRAFSEEETGFLRSLVLDFTDAQAERIKEIEQETRHDVKAVEYYVREAIAGTSVEDVTESVHFCCTSEDINNLAYALMLRDGIQQEWLPGSQDLISVAAALVGETADIPMLSHTHGQSATPTTVGKELAVFVARWRRQLDQVAHSEYLGKFNGAVGNYNAHLVVYPDVPWEAVARHFVEDRLGLTFNPITIQIEPHDYLAELFHRLMRFNTVLLDFDRDMWSYISLGYFRQKVVGTETGSSVMPHKVNPIDFENSEANVGVSNALLEHLAGKLQISRQQRDLSDSSALRNVGVAIGHSLLAIHSAIQGMGRVDVDRDVVSADLDGAWEVLAEAVQMVMRKAGHENPYERMKALTRGQVITQEIMEDLIRDLDLPDDDKLRLLALTPPDYVGLAPVLARHIAREGEDIVPEGAAGKQDAPGADGEDA
- a CDS encoding sodium:solute symporter family protein yields the protein MPSLPTNFGTLDWLIVAVYMAATVGVGLYMNRYIRDMGDYIVAGRSLKSRLAVATMIGSELGLVTVMYSAQKGFTGGFAAFHIAVIAGVVTFIVGMTGFIVVPLRRLGVMTIPEFYEKRFSRGVRVFGGLLLAFAGILNMGLFLKAGALFVTGLTGLTDPGSVAVVMTVMLALVIAYTIMGGMVSVVITDYIQFVVLSFGMILTCGMAVYALGWPTIVETVASVHGESGFNPLLEGRGFGPSYIMWMIFTAGLVSCAVWQTSVMRACAAESVEVVRRLYRWSSIGFLIRFMIPQFLGICALTFFFNNPEFRGFFFDETGSPTADPTMTLQAMPLFLSQILPTGIIGLVGAGLLAAFMSTHDSYLLCWASVLTHDVVAPATNERLTTRWRLALSRVFILVIGLFLLVWGLWYDLGQDLWDYMAVSGAIYFTGAFTLLLAGLYWKRASTVGAYLALIAGIGAVAGLGPVNQALGLGMYKSDEIGLAITALALVLMFAGSLVFPDRPDRPDGLDRLARLEHPARTDNPARPARKEET
- a CDS encoding rhodanese-like domain-containing protein — protein: MKDQIAHYENKLKYETDSYDLWESITLGKDVVLVDARSEEAYAERHIPGAVNIPHRTMDPETTGHLDKSTLYVTYCDGIGCNASTKGALNMARLGFNVKELMGGLDWWIRDGYETEGLQATEGKALVCGCG
- a CDS encoding SLC13 family permease, coding for MTANTKTLKTTIQWIGLIAGPLLAILLYSLLPHAYPNSAGETVEFSNAGRATTALAVWMAVWWMTEAVELYATALLPLVALPMTGAAPVRAAAAPYAHELIFLFMGGFLIALAMQRWGLHRRMALRALRAAGDHPAGIVACFMGVTAFFSMWVSNTATAVMMLPIALSIISLVEQVEPGTKTRPHFALCLLLGIAYAASIGGIGTIIGTPPNVFLASFIQSNLGQEISFVRWMGVGLPLVAVFLPLAWLMLTRVLYPLRGERIEGSRAVTERAYQELGAMSRGERIVLAVFLLAALSWITRPLLVNVRIGDMHPMAGLSDPVIAMVAALILFVVPVDVKRRVFVMNWETALKLPWGILLLFGGGLSLAAAIRVNGVGEYIGHQLGILSGIPVLLLVMAVIALVIFLTELTSNTATTATFIPILAALAPVFDLHPFMLIVPAAIAASCAFMLPVATPPNAIVFGSGHVTIQQMIRAGFWLNLAGVVLITLLVYTVMIRMLGV